The following are encoded in a window of Thunnus albacares chromosome 17, fThuAlb1.1, whole genome shotgun sequence genomic DNA:
- the iqck gene encoding IQ domain-containing protein K isoform X5, with protein sequence MAKIIDAKKSLWQQVCEEYEAEQPSPPNAVWTDTSSESTQLSQYSASTHSPVFYGHTTTKMFVDDDPLKDFDPLLCHPALTGYSVLGKAPPSSQKTLSTTDTTSPPQLHQRPVTQFVEQRVFPVLLPGLEALLKEAQKQGCFQRKTTAFNPCDFLTEWLYNHNPRRQGQVPLNFHNIHFVKDWLSMHPRPPIPLFLLLREDQAALLIQAFWRGYKIRARSDVQELRQWQKKLRENRDIAKTVKQFWARQESRVGSAMADLPESPLPGNSEISIQVVSPTPQSTVVHTPTNQMTSDSVSLQSSKAIL encoded by the exons ATGGCGAAGATAATCGATGCCAAAAAATCACTTTGGCAACAAGTGTGTGAAG AGTATGAAGCTGAGCAGCCCAGTCCTCCCAATGCTGTGTGGACAGATACCAGCTCAGAGAGCACTCAGCTCTCCCAGTACAGCGCCAGTACACACTCCCCTGTCTTCTATGGACACACCACAACCAAG ATGTTTGTGGATGATGATCCCCTGAAAGACTTTGACCCTCTTCTGTGCCACCCTGCTCTCACTGGATACTCTGTGTTAGGAAAAGCTCCACCTTCAAGCCAGAAAACCCTATCAACAACGGACACTACATCGCCTCCACAACTCCATCAAC gtccTGTCACACAGTTCGTGGAACAGAGAGTGTTTCCAGTGTTGTTGCCTGGATTGGAGGCTTTACTAAAAGAAGCCCAAAAACAGGGCTGTTTCCAG aggaaaacaacagcatttAATCCATGTGACTTTCTAACTGAGTGGCTCTACAA ccATAACCCCCGCAGGCAAGGACAGGTCCCATTGAACTTCCATAACATCCACTTTGTCAAGGACTGGCTCAGCATGCA TCCTAGGCCTCCCATccctctgtttctgctgctgagaGAGGATCAGGCTGCTCTGCTCATCCAGGCTTTCTGGAGGGGATACAAG atTAGGGCACGCTCAGATGTGCAGGAGCTGCGCCAGTGGCAGAAAAAACTGAGAGAGAACCGTGACATTGCCAAAACTGTCAAGCAATTCTGGGCCCGACAAGAGAGCAGag TGGGCTCGGCCATGGCAGATCTTCCAGAAAGCCCTCTGCCAGGCAACTCGGAGATATCCATCCAGGTGGTTTCTCCTACCCCTCAGAGCACCGTGGTCCACACTCCCACCAACCAGATGACCTCTGACAGCG TGTCTCTGCAGAGCAGCAAGGCGATCTTGTGA
- the iqck gene encoding IQ domain-containing protein K isoform X2: protein MAKIIDAKKSLWQQVCEEYEAEQPSPPNAVWTDTSSESTQLSQYSASTHSPVFYGHTTTKMFVDDDPLKDFDPLLCHPALTGYSVLGKAPPSSQKTLSTTDTTSPPQLHQRPVTQFVEQRVFPVLLPGLEALLKEAQKQGCFQRKTTAFNPCDFLTEWLYNHNPRRQGQVPLNFHNIHFVKDWLSMHPRPPIPLFLLLREDQAALLIQAFWRGYKIRARSDVQELRQWQKKLRENRDIAKTVKQFWARQESRVGSAMADLPESPLPGNSEISIQVVSPTPQSTVVHTPTNQMTSDSEEDVSFPFKPGFEAREKAECTSGIFPPLLAPDVPVRILLVPSPVSLQSSKAIL from the exons ATGGCGAAGATAATCGATGCCAAAAAATCACTTTGGCAACAAGTGTGTGAAG AGTATGAAGCTGAGCAGCCCAGTCCTCCCAATGCTGTGTGGACAGATACCAGCTCAGAGAGCACTCAGCTCTCCCAGTACAGCGCCAGTACACACTCCCCTGTCTTCTATGGACACACCACAACCAAG ATGTTTGTGGATGATGATCCCCTGAAAGACTTTGACCCTCTTCTGTGCCACCCTGCTCTCACTGGATACTCTGTGTTAGGAAAAGCTCCACCTTCAAGCCAGAAAACCCTATCAACAACGGACACTACATCGCCTCCACAACTCCATCAAC gtccTGTCACACAGTTCGTGGAACAGAGAGTGTTTCCAGTGTTGTTGCCTGGATTGGAGGCTTTACTAAAAGAAGCCCAAAAACAGGGCTGTTTCCAG aggaaaacaacagcatttAATCCATGTGACTTTCTAACTGAGTGGCTCTACAA ccATAACCCCCGCAGGCAAGGACAGGTCCCATTGAACTTCCATAACATCCACTTTGTCAAGGACTGGCTCAGCATGCA TCCTAGGCCTCCCATccctctgtttctgctgctgagaGAGGATCAGGCTGCTCTGCTCATCCAGGCTTTCTGGAGGGGATACAAG atTAGGGCACGCTCAGATGTGCAGGAGCTGCGCCAGTGGCAGAAAAAACTGAGAGAGAACCGTGACATTGCCAAAACTGTCAAGCAATTCTGGGCCCGACAAGAGAGCAGag TGGGCTCGGCCATGGCAGATCTTCCAGAAAGCCCTCTGCCAGGCAACTCGGAGATATCCATCCAGGTGGTTTCTCCTACCCCTCAGAGCACCGTGGTCCACACTCCCACCAACCAGATGACCTCTGACAGCG AGGAGGATGTATCGTTTCCATTCAAGCCAGGATTTGAGGCCAGAGAGAAAG CTGAGTGCACTTCTGGCATATTTCCACCACTCCTTGCTCCCGACGTACCTGTGAGGATACTTCTGGTTCCCTCTCCAGTGTCTCTGCAGAGCAGCAAGGCGATCTTGTGA
- the iqck gene encoding IQ domain-containing protein K isoform X3 → MAKIIDAKKSLWQQVCEEYEAEQPSPPNAVWTDTSSESTQLSQYSASTHSPVFYGHTTTKMFVDDDPLKDFDPLLCHPALTGYSVLGKAPPSSQKTLSTTDTTSPPQLHQRPVTQFVEQRVFPVLLPGLEALLKEAQKQGCFQRKTTAFNPCDFLTEWLYNHNPRRQGQVPLNFHNIHFVKDWLSMHPRPPIPLFLLLREDQAALLIQAFWRGYKIRARSDVQELRQWQKKLRENRDIAKTVKQFWARQESRVGSAMADLPESPLPGNSEISIQVVSPTPQSTVVHTPTNQMTSDSAECTSGIFPPLLAPDVPVRILLVPSPVSLQSSKAIL, encoded by the exons ATGGCGAAGATAATCGATGCCAAAAAATCACTTTGGCAACAAGTGTGTGAAG AGTATGAAGCTGAGCAGCCCAGTCCTCCCAATGCTGTGTGGACAGATACCAGCTCAGAGAGCACTCAGCTCTCCCAGTACAGCGCCAGTACACACTCCCCTGTCTTCTATGGACACACCACAACCAAG ATGTTTGTGGATGATGATCCCCTGAAAGACTTTGACCCTCTTCTGTGCCACCCTGCTCTCACTGGATACTCTGTGTTAGGAAAAGCTCCACCTTCAAGCCAGAAAACCCTATCAACAACGGACACTACATCGCCTCCACAACTCCATCAAC gtccTGTCACACAGTTCGTGGAACAGAGAGTGTTTCCAGTGTTGTTGCCTGGATTGGAGGCTTTACTAAAAGAAGCCCAAAAACAGGGCTGTTTCCAG aggaaaacaacagcatttAATCCATGTGACTTTCTAACTGAGTGGCTCTACAA ccATAACCCCCGCAGGCAAGGACAGGTCCCATTGAACTTCCATAACATCCACTTTGTCAAGGACTGGCTCAGCATGCA TCCTAGGCCTCCCATccctctgtttctgctgctgagaGAGGATCAGGCTGCTCTGCTCATCCAGGCTTTCTGGAGGGGATACAAG atTAGGGCACGCTCAGATGTGCAGGAGCTGCGCCAGTGGCAGAAAAAACTGAGAGAGAACCGTGACATTGCCAAAACTGTCAAGCAATTCTGGGCCCGACAAGAGAGCAGag TGGGCTCGGCCATGGCAGATCTTCCAGAAAGCCCTCTGCCAGGCAACTCGGAGATATCCATCCAGGTGGTTTCTCCTACCCCTCAGAGCACCGTGGTCCACACTCCCACCAACCAGATGACCTCTGACAGCG CTGAGTGCACTTCTGGCATATTTCCACCACTCCTTGCTCCCGACGTACCTGTGAGGATACTTCTGGTTCCCTCTCCAGTGTCTCTGCAGAGCAGCAAGGCGATCTTGTGA
- the iqck gene encoding IQ domain-containing protein K isoform X4, whose translation MAKIIDAKKSLWQQVCEEYEAEQPSPPNAVWTDTSSESTQLSQYSASTHSPVFYGHTTTKMFVDDDPLKDFDPLLCHPALTGYSVLGKAPPSSQKTLSTTDTTSPPQLHQRPVTQFVEQRVFPVLLPGLEALLKEAQKQGCFQRKTTAFNPCDFLTEWLYNHNPRRQGQVPLNFHNIHFVKDWLSMHPRPPIPLFLLLREDQAALLIQAFWRGYKIRARSDVQELRQWQKKLRENRDIAKTVKQFWARQESRVGSAMADLPESPLPGNSEISIQVVSPTPQSTVVHTPTNQMTSDSGLCRLKVSSPDSVSIKLSALLAYFHHSLLPTYL comes from the exons ATGGCGAAGATAATCGATGCCAAAAAATCACTTTGGCAACAAGTGTGTGAAG AGTATGAAGCTGAGCAGCCCAGTCCTCCCAATGCTGTGTGGACAGATACCAGCTCAGAGAGCACTCAGCTCTCCCAGTACAGCGCCAGTACACACTCCCCTGTCTTCTATGGACACACCACAACCAAG ATGTTTGTGGATGATGATCCCCTGAAAGACTTTGACCCTCTTCTGTGCCACCCTGCTCTCACTGGATACTCTGTGTTAGGAAAAGCTCCACCTTCAAGCCAGAAAACCCTATCAACAACGGACACTACATCGCCTCCACAACTCCATCAAC gtccTGTCACACAGTTCGTGGAACAGAGAGTGTTTCCAGTGTTGTTGCCTGGATTGGAGGCTTTACTAAAAGAAGCCCAAAAACAGGGCTGTTTCCAG aggaaaacaacagcatttAATCCATGTGACTTTCTAACTGAGTGGCTCTACAA ccATAACCCCCGCAGGCAAGGACAGGTCCCATTGAACTTCCATAACATCCACTTTGTCAAGGACTGGCTCAGCATGCA TCCTAGGCCTCCCATccctctgtttctgctgctgagaGAGGATCAGGCTGCTCTGCTCATCCAGGCTTTCTGGAGGGGATACAAG atTAGGGCACGCTCAGATGTGCAGGAGCTGCGCCAGTGGCAGAAAAAACTGAGAGAGAACCGTGACATTGCCAAAACTGTCAAGCAATTCTGGGCCCGACAAGAGAGCAGag TGGGCTCGGCCATGGCAGATCTTCCAGAAAGCCCTCTGCCAGGCAACTCGGAGATATCCATCCAGGTGGTTTCTCCTACCCCTCAGAGCACCGTGGTCCACACTCCCACCAACCAGATGACCTCTGACAGCG GACTGTGCAGGTTAAAAGTGTCTTCTCCTGACTCTGTGTCAATTAAGCTGAGTGCACTTCTGGCATATTTCCACCACTCCTTGCTCCCGACGTACCTGTGA
- the iqck gene encoding IQ domain-containing protein K isoform X1 translates to MAKIIDAKKSLWQQVCEEYEAEQPSPPNAVWTDTSSESTQLSQYSASTHSPVFYGHTTTKMFVDDDPLKDFDPLLCHPALTGYSVLGKAPPSSQKTLSTTDTTSPPQLHQRPVTQFVEQRVFPVLLPGLEALLKEAQKQGCFQRKTTAFNPCDFLTEWLYNHNPRRQGQVPLNFHNIHFVKDWLSMHPRPPIPLFLLLREDQAALLIQAFWRGYKIRARSDVQELRQWQKKLRENRDIAKTVKQFWARQESRVGSAMADLPESPLPGNSEISIQVVSPTPQSTVVHTPTNQMTSDSEEDVSFPFKPGFEAREKGYSVGRAAHFILFIRKGNYPVSETEDKNIVFKNITDG, encoded by the exons ATGGCGAAGATAATCGATGCCAAAAAATCACTTTGGCAACAAGTGTGTGAAG AGTATGAAGCTGAGCAGCCCAGTCCTCCCAATGCTGTGTGGACAGATACCAGCTCAGAGAGCACTCAGCTCTCCCAGTACAGCGCCAGTACACACTCCCCTGTCTTCTATGGACACACCACAACCAAG ATGTTTGTGGATGATGATCCCCTGAAAGACTTTGACCCTCTTCTGTGCCACCCTGCTCTCACTGGATACTCTGTGTTAGGAAAAGCTCCACCTTCAAGCCAGAAAACCCTATCAACAACGGACACTACATCGCCTCCACAACTCCATCAAC gtccTGTCACACAGTTCGTGGAACAGAGAGTGTTTCCAGTGTTGTTGCCTGGATTGGAGGCTTTACTAAAAGAAGCCCAAAAACAGGGCTGTTTCCAG aggaaaacaacagcatttAATCCATGTGACTTTCTAACTGAGTGGCTCTACAA ccATAACCCCCGCAGGCAAGGACAGGTCCCATTGAACTTCCATAACATCCACTTTGTCAAGGACTGGCTCAGCATGCA TCCTAGGCCTCCCATccctctgtttctgctgctgagaGAGGATCAGGCTGCTCTGCTCATCCAGGCTTTCTGGAGGGGATACAAG atTAGGGCACGCTCAGATGTGCAGGAGCTGCGCCAGTGGCAGAAAAAACTGAGAGAGAACCGTGACATTGCCAAAACTGTCAAGCAATTCTGGGCCCGACAAGAGAGCAGag TGGGCTCGGCCATGGCAGATCTTCCAGAAAGCCCTCTGCCAGGCAACTCGGAGATATCCATCCAGGTGGTTTCTCCTACCCCTCAGAGCACCGTGGTCCACACTCCCACCAACCAGATGACCTCTGACAGCG AGGAGGATGTATCGTTTCCATTCAAGCCAGGATTTGAGGCCAGAGAGAAAGGTTACTCGGTGGGCAGAGCAGCACATTTTATCCTGTTTATCAGGAAAGGAAATTACCCTGTCAGTGAAACAGAGGATAAAAACATAGTGTTTAAAAACATCACCGATGGGTGA